In a genomic window of Gossypium arboreum isolate Shixiya-1 chromosome 7, ASM2569848v2, whole genome shotgun sequence:
- the LOC108473933 gene encoding protein RETICULATA-RELATED 4, chloroplastic-like, with the protein MSIAACLLTPSPLSSPNSLTITPKFPTTFPLHLHLRLSSSATCLRHSRSSPFLTFCAGGDGGDINSNNNSGGGGGNDENGKHRGGDDENAGDKNRKEAMIVLAEAGRSTLSLPKDLAAAIQAGRIPGSVIERFLGLEKSGLMRWLMQFGGFKERLLADDLFLAKVAMECGVGIFTKTAAEYERRRENFFKELEIVFADVVMAIIADFMLVYLPAPTVSLRPPLAVTAGAISKFFYSCPDNAFQVALPGTSYSLLQRLGAVMRNGAKLFAVGTTSSLVGTAITNALINARKAVDKTSAAEVENVPILSTSVAYGVYMAVSSNLRYQVLAGVIEQRILEPLLHQHKLMLSAICFAVRTGNTFLGSLLWVDYARLVGIQKAHEEDAAA; encoded by the exons ATGTCCATCGCCGCCTGCCTTCTCACCCCTTCCCCACTTTCCTCTCCTAATTCCCTTACCATCACCCCTAAATTCCCCACCACTTTCCCTCTCCACCTCCACCTCCGCCTTTCCTCCTCCGCCACCTGTCTCCGTCACAGCCGATCTTCCCCTTTCTTAACCTTCTGCGCCGGCGGCGATGGTGGTGATATTAACAGCAATAACAACTCGGGTGGCGGCGGTGGAAACGATGAGAATGGAAAACACAGGGGTGGTGATGACGAGAATGCGGGTGACAAGAACAGGAAAGAGGCGATGATTGTCCTGGCGGAGGCAGGGAGGTCAACGTTGAGTCTGCCGAAGGACTTGGCGGCGGCGATCCAGGCTGGGAGGATCCCCGGGTCGGTCATAGAGAGGTTCTTGGGGCTTGAAAAATCGGGGCTTATGAGATGGTTGATGCAGTTTGGAGGGTTTAAAGAAAGGCTTTTGGCTGATGATCTTTTCTTAGCTAAAGTTGCCATGGAGTGTGGTGTTGGGATCTTCACCAAG ACTGCTGCAGAATATGAACGTCGCAGAGAAAACTTTTTCAAGGAGCTGGAAATCGTTTTTGCTGATGTG GTAATGGCCATAATTGCAGATTTCATGCTTGTGTATCTTCCTGCTCCTACTGTTTCTCTCCGGCCTCCTCTTGCAGTCACTGCTGGAGCTATTTCCAAGTTCTTCTATAGCTGCCCTGATAATGCTTTCCAG GTTGCTCTTCCTGGTACTTCGTATTCACTTTTGCAGAGATTAGGAGCAGTAATG CGTAACGGCGCAAAGCTTTTTGCAGTGGGCACCACTTCTTCGCTG GTTGGGACAGCCATCACAAATGCTTTGATTAATGCTAGGAAGGCCGTTGATAAGACATCGGCAGCTGAAGTTGAAAATGTTCCTATACTATCCACCAGTGTTGCCTATGGTGTATATATGGCAGTTTCGAGCAACCTCAG GTACCAAGTGCTGGCTGGTGTAATTGAACAACGGATTCTGGAGCCTTTGTTGCACCAGCACAAGCTTATGTTGAGTGCAATATGCTTTGCCGTTAGAACAGGCAACACATTCTTGGGTTCTCTATT GTGGGTGGATTATGCTCGCTTGGTCGGTATTCAGAAGGCTCACGAAGAGGACGCAGCAGCATAG